One window from the genome of Bacillus kexueae encodes:
- a CDS encoding ribonucleoside-diphosphate reductase subunit alpha, with product MKTTLLPQSEINTQQLINDLQSISQTISGIEIDSYIERVTDSLQYHQYDSKEKLFNFLILEALSHISETEPNWTYFAAKLYLQKLYAEASENRQYETKEYGDFYSLLMTLTAKGIYHKDLLSLYSKEEIDEIGSWIDPNKDELFTYIGLKTLADRYLARDYDKRTFELPQERFMIIAMTLMKNEPKDRRLALIKEAYWALSHLYMTVATPTLANAGKSVGQLSSCFIDTIDDSLQGIFDSNTDIANLSKNGGGIGVYLGKIRSRGSDIRGYKGVSSGVIPWMKQLNNTAVSVDQLGQRKGAIAVYLDVWHKDIFSFLDAKLNNGDERLRTHDIFTGVCIPDLFMEKVEVREDWYLFDPHEVRKVMGFDLEDFFDEQVGEGSFRQKYEQCVNHPHLSKQVVPAIEIMKRIMISQLEAGTPFMFYRDEVNRQNANKHAGMIYCSNLCTEITQNQSATTVEEQFTQDGKIIIVKKPGDFVVCNLSSINLARAVPDQVLKRLISIQVRMLDNVIDLNNIPVLQAKLTNEKYRAIGLGTFGMHHLLALKQIKWESDEAVEFVDRLYEEIAYHTIRASLELAQEKGSYPLFEGSEWQTGEYFKKRGYTDSKWTELREEVEEHGIRNGYLMAVAPNASTSLIAGSTASIDPIFQKVYAEEKKDYKIPVTAPDLSPETTWFYKSAYFIDQTWSLKQNAVRQKHIDQSISFNFYVLNTVKAKELLNLHITAWKLRLKTTYYVRSTSSDIIECDSCAS from the coding sequence GTGAAAACGACCCTTTTACCTCAGTCGGAAATTAACACTCAACAACTAATCAACGATTTACAATCAATCAGTCAGACCATATCTGGTATTGAGATTGATTCGTATATTGAGAGAGTAACAGATTCCTTACAATACCATCAATACGACTCAAAAGAAAAACTCTTCAATTTCTTAATTCTCGAAGCACTAAGCCACATATCCGAAACGGAACCGAATTGGACGTACTTCGCAGCGAAACTATATTTACAGAAGCTTTACGCTGAAGCAAGTGAAAATCGCCAATACGAAACGAAGGAATACGGAGACTTTTATTCTCTCCTTATGACTTTAACGGCAAAAGGAATTTATCATAAAGACCTCCTCTCTCTTTATTCCAAAGAGGAGATTGATGAAATAGGTTCTTGGATTGACCCGAATAAGGATGAGCTCTTTACTTATATCGGACTTAAAACACTAGCTGATCGCTATTTAGCACGCGACTATGATAAACGCACATTTGAGCTACCGCAAGAACGCTTTATGATTATTGCGATGACGCTGATGAAAAACGAACCAAAAGACCGTCGATTAGCGCTCATAAAAGAAGCTTATTGGGCACTAAGTCATCTTTATATGACTGTTGCTACCCCAACATTAGCGAATGCAGGGAAGTCGGTTGGCCAGCTATCAAGCTGCTTTATCGATACGATTGATGATAGTTTACAAGGAATCTTTGATAGTAATACCGATATTGCGAATCTATCGAAAAATGGCGGTGGAATCGGCGTCTACTTGGGGAAAATTAGAAGTCGAGGCAGTGATATTCGCGGTTATAAAGGCGTTTCTTCCGGTGTCATTCCGTGGATGAAGCAACTCAACAATACGGCGGTTAGCGTCGACCAACTCGGACAGAGAAAAGGAGCAATCGCTGTTTACTTAGATGTATGGCATAAAGACATATTTTCGTTCTTAGATGCGAAATTAAATAACGGAGATGAACGTCTACGTACACACGATATTTTTACCGGCGTATGCATTCCAGACCTCTTTATGGAGAAAGTCGAAGTGCGAGAAGATTGGTATTTATTCGATCCACACGAAGTACGTAAAGTTATGGGCTTTGATTTAGAAGACTTTTTTGACGAGCAAGTTGGAGAAGGTTCTTTCCGTCAAAAATACGAACAATGTGTAAACCACCCTCATTTATCTAAGCAAGTTGTTCCAGCGATAGAAATTATGAAGCGCATTATGATTAGTCAGCTTGAAGCAGGAACACCATTTATGTTTTATCGCGATGAAGTAAATCGCCAAAACGCCAATAAGCATGCTGGTATGATTTATTGCAGTAATTTATGTACTGAAATTACCCAAAATCAAAGTGCCACAACCGTCGAAGAACAATTTACGCAAGATGGGAAAATCATCATTGTGAAAAAACCAGGTGATTTCGTCGTATGTAACTTATCATCCATTAATTTAGCACGGGCTGTTCCCGACCAAGTGTTAAAGCGACTCATCTCGATTCAAGTTCGCATGCTTGATAATGTGATCGACTTAAATAACATCCCGGTCTTACAAGCAAAGCTAACGAATGAAAAATATCGTGCCATCGGACTTGGAACTTTCGGCATGCATCACCTACTCGCATTGAAACAAATTAAATGGGAAAGCGATGAAGCAGTAGAATTCGTTGACCGTTTGTATGAAGAAATTGCTTACCATACCATCCGAGCAAGCCTTGAACTCGCACAAGAAAAAGGTTCGTACCCGCTCTTTGAAGGATCAGAATGGCAAACGGGAGAATATTTCAAAAAGCGTGGCTATACCGATTCAAAATGGACCGAATTACGAGAAGAAGTTGAAGAACATGGGATTCGAAACGGGTATTTAATGGCGGTTGCCCCAAACGCATCCACTTCTCTCATTGCTGGAAGTACCGCAAGCATTGACCCAATATTCCAAAAAGTCTATGCGGAAGAAAAGAAGGATTACAAAATTCCAGTTACAGCGCCAGACTTAAGTCCAGAGACGACTTGGTTCTATAAATCGGCCTATTTCATCGACCAAACGTGGAGCTTAAAGCAAAACGCTGTTCGTCAAAAACATATTGATCAGTCCATTTCCTTCAACTTTTACGTATTAAATACTGTAAAAGCTAAAGAATTACTCAACCTCCATATAACAGCATGGAAATTACGCTTAAAAACAACATACTATGTACGTTCAACATCAAGCGACATTATCGAATGTGATTCTTGCGCAAGCTAA
- a CDS encoding YhdX family protein — translation MGRGRVRVEERIKKEMELEMYEATLIQQNDEESKESE, via the coding sequence ATGGGAAGAGGTAGAGTTAGAGTTGAAGAGCGTATTAAGAAAGAAATGGAACTTGAAATGTATGAAGCGACTCTAATTCAGCAAAACGATGAAGAATCCAAGGAATCCGAATAG
- a CDS encoding HD-GYP domain-containing protein, whose amino-acid sequence MESKKMKQLYDLMTEHTRRLNHQIILISLIFITISIGWNIAAQRLNIPYPKAEVMLLAWMLVIWIMIFGVCFFQVFSPRLMALIVNMFMVKSICFLYFALNFHESWTYFLLIPIITSLYGRPVQQILFSLIGFILLFNLSSFYLHPHHQELVTTSDIYSRLLLYIIITSFSILLLRKMNQLYKEQATIQVVSLERMIDQIVKSFVLSVEGKDAYTRGHSERVSLYALEIGKVHHAFEEEDLKRLRLAALLHDIGKIQIPETILTSQKKLTSEEFAIMAKHPIEGSKMIGQMEELIHLNDGILYHHERWDGKGYPFHLKGEEIPLDGRIVAVVDAFDAMTSCRPYRSALGFDEAFERLRKGKGTQFDPAIIQLTEQVKEKWRRIYYDRLVRKKEEQPHEKTSGE is encoded by the coding sequence ATGGAATCTAAAAAAATGAAGCAGTTATATGATTTAATGACCGAGCATACACGACGCTTAAATCATCAAATTATACTCATTTCGTTAATATTTATTACGATTAGTATTGGGTGGAATATAGCGGCACAACGGTTGAATATTCCGTATCCAAAGGCAGAAGTCATGTTATTAGCGTGGATGCTAGTCATTTGGATTATGATTTTCGGGGTCTGCTTCTTTCAAGTGTTTTCCCCACGGCTGATGGCCCTTATCGTTAATATGTTTATGGTGAAATCGATCTGTTTTTTATACTTCGCATTAAATTTCCACGAATCTTGGACTTATTTTTTACTCATTCCGATTATTACGAGTTTATATGGGAGACCGGTTCAACAAATTCTCTTTTCATTAATTGGGTTCATCTTATTATTTAACTTGTCATCGTTTTATCTTCATCCTCATCATCAAGAATTGGTAACAACAAGCGATATTTATAGTCGATTATTACTGTATATCATTATTACTTCCTTTAGCATTCTTTTATTGAGAAAAATGAATCAACTATATAAAGAGCAGGCCACGATTCAAGTTGTTTCGCTTGAGCGCATGATCGATCAAATCGTGAAAAGCTTTGTTTTGTCTGTAGAGGGAAAAGATGCGTACACAAGAGGTCATAGTGAGCGGGTCAGCTTATATGCACTTGAAATTGGAAAGGTACATCATGCGTTTGAAGAAGAAGATTTAAAACGGCTTCGCTTGGCAGCGTTGTTACATGATATCGGAAAAATTCAAATTCCAGAAACCATCTTAACCTCACAAAAAAAGTTAACTAGTGAGGAATTTGCTATCATGGCGAAGCATCCGATTGAAGGGTCGAAAATGATTGGGCAGATGGAGGAGCTGATCCACTTAAACGATGGAATTCTCTATCACCATGAGCGATGGGACGGAAAAGGTTATCCTTTTCACTTAAAAGGGGAGGAGATTCCACTGGATGGGCGAATAGTCGCGGTTGTTGACGCTTTTGATGCGATGACATCCTGTCGACCGTATCGTTCAGCACTCGGATTTGACGAAGCATTTGAACGTTTGCGAAAAGGGAAGGGGACGCAATTTGACCCTGCTATTATCCAACTAACCGAACAAGTAAAGGAAAAATGGCGGCGGATTTATTACGATAGATTAGTACGAAAAAAAGAGGAACAACCACATGAAAAGACGTCTGGTGAATGA
- a CDS encoding ribonucleotide-diphosphate reductase subunit beta, giving the protein MNGNELKKREIMDRTAPNRSTAIINGSCSNVLNWDDVAYPWAYPKYKRMLANFWTPFEINMSQDIKQFPELTEEEQNAFLKIIGLLALLDSIQTDYAGKVADYITDSSINALMIILAQQEVIHNHSYSYVLSSLVPKSVQDEVFEYWRNEPVLQKRNEFVTNGYKEFAENPNVENLLKSIVFDVILEGLFFYSGFAFFYNLARNQKMVASSTMINYINRDEQLHVDLFVKIYQEVLKQYPEYDTPELAQFVQSTFVKAAELEIEWAHQILGNKMEGLSLKDVEHYIKFYANVRCHQLGYERPFDGYRSNPLKWIKAYEEVDLGKSDFFEQKSRQYTKVNHVDNGFDEL; this is encoded by the coding sequence ATGAACGGAAATGAATTAAAAAAGAGAGAAATTATGGACCGAACGGCACCGAATCGTTCAACGGCTATTATTAACGGTTCGTGTTCAAACGTATTAAACTGGGATGACGTCGCCTATCCATGGGCGTATCCGAAATATAAACGGATGCTTGCTAACTTTTGGACACCGTTTGAAATCAATATGTCCCAAGATATTAAACAATTCCCAGAGCTAACAGAAGAAGAGCAAAATGCTTTTTTAAAAATCATCGGACTACTCGCCTTACTTGATAGCATCCAGACAGACTATGCGGGAAAAGTCGCTGACTATATTACCGATTCTAGTATTAACGCACTCATGATCATTTTAGCGCAACAGGAAGTCATTCATAACCATTCCTATTCTTACGTGCTTTCAAGTCTTGTGCCTAAAAGCGTTCAAGACGAAGTCTTTGAATATTGGCGAAATGAACCGGTCTTACAAAAGCGAAATGAATTTGTGACAAACGGATACAAAGAATTTGCCGAAAATCCAAATGTAGAAAACTTGTTGAAGTCGATTGTATTTGACGTCATTTTAGAGGGGCTATTCTTTTACTCTGGCTTCGCCTTCTTTTACAATTTGGCTAGGAACCAAAAAATGGTCGCATCAAGCACAATGATTAACTATATTAACCGCGATGAGCAGCTCCATGTTGATTTATTCGTCAAAATTTATCAAGAAGTTTTGAAGCAATATCCGGAATACGATACACCTGAACTCGCACAATTCGTTCAAAGCACATTTGTAAAAGCCGCCGAGCTTGAAATCGAGTGGGCGCATCAAATTTTAGGAAACAAAATGGAAGGCCTATCGTTAAAAGACGTAGAACACTATATTAAATTTTACGCCAATGTCCGCTGTCACCAACTTGGTTACGAACGACCATTTGATGGCTACCGTTCCAATCCGTTAAAATGGATCAAAGCATACGAAGAAGTGGACCTTGGAAAGTCAGATTTCTTCGAACAAAAATCCCGTCAATACACGAAAGTCAATCATGTTGATAACGGGTTTGATGAGTTGTAA